One part of the Anaeromyxobacter sp. Fw109-5 genome encodes these proteins:
- a CDS encoding type II toxin-antitoxin system RelE/ParE family toxin produces MKVELSAEAQAQIDRIDAWWRENRPAAPNLFAEELEAALRTLAETQAVAMRYAPKPGVRRLLLRRTHHHLYVIEEAARVYVIAVWSAYRGRGPRL; encoded by the coding sequence GTGAAGGTCGAGCTCTCGGCCGAGGCCCAGGCACAGATCGACCGGATCGACGCGTGGTGGCGGGAGAACCGTCCGGCTGCGCCGAACCTCTTCGCGGAGGAGCTCGAGGCGGCGCTCCGCACGCTTGCCGAGACGCAGGCGGTGGCGATGCGCTACGCGCCGAAGCCAGGCGTGCGTCGCCTGCTTCTCAGGCGCACACATCACCATCTGTACGTCATCGAGGAGGCGGCGAGGGTGTACGTCATCGCCGTCTGGAGCGCCTACCGCGGCCGGGGCCCGCGCCTGTAG